The DNA region CCGCGAGATTCACTGTAAGATCGTGTATTACGGCCCCGGTATGTGCGGCAAGACGACCAACCTTCAGTATATTCACAGCCAGGTTCCGCAGGCGACCAAAGGCGAGCTGCTGTCGATCGCCACGGAAACCGAGCGCACGCTTTTCTTCGACTTCTTGCCGCTCGATCTGGGTAAGGTGCGCGGCTTTCAAACGCGCTTTCATCTCTACACGGTCCCCGGGCAGGTGCTCTACGAGCGCACGCGCGTCGCGGTCCTGAACGGCGCGGACGGTGTGGTCTTCGTGGCCGACTCGCAGCGCAGCAAGCTGGAGGAGAACGTCAACAGCTTGAAAGAGCTGGCGCGCAATATCCAGAAGCAGGGCAAAAAGTTTCAAGACTTTCCGCTGGTGCTGCAATATAATAAGCGCGATCTGCCGAACGCGCTGCCCGTAGCGATCCTCGACAAGTACCTCAACCCGTTCAACTGGACGCGGTTCGAGGCATGCGCCGCATCGGGGCCGGGCGTGTTCGACACACTCAAGGGCATCAGTAAAATCGTTATCAGCAAGCTCTAACTTTATGCGGCGTAATACACGGCACACGCGCGTGCTGCATTACGCTGATGAACTGTGTAATTATGGCGCTCGAAGGAGATCTGGGGGATTTCGGACTCGTCGATATTATCCAGCTGATCGATCTGGGCAAGAAAACCGGCGGCGTTGAGATCCATGGACGCCGGGGCAAAGAGCAGCTCAGCGGCTGGGTCTTTTTCAACGAGGGCAAGATCTGCGGCGCACAGCTTGGCAGCCTGGTGGGCGAGGAAGCGGTCTACAGCTTCTTCACCTGCACCTCCGGCCCATTCAAGCTGCACGAGCGGATTCCACTGCCGCCGCCGAATGTCCGCGTTTCCAACGAAATCATCATCATGGAGGGCATCGGTCGCCAGGATGAGTGGGCCAGTATCGCCGAGCGCATCTCAGGCGAGATGGTGCTCAAATTAGTGCCGAATCCCCGCTCTTCGAGCCGTGAGATCAACCTGGAAGCGCATAAATGGCGCGTGCTGACGATGATCAACGGCAAAAATACGGTCGCCGACATCGCGCGGCTGTCGGGCCTTGGCGATTTCACCACCTTCAAGACGATTATCGAGCTGATGGATGCGGGGCTGATCGATGGCCGCGTCGAGGAGCGGCAGCTCACGCCGCTCTATCCCGAACTCGAAAAGCTTGCCGTCGCGGGCATCGGCAACAGCGCGCGGGTGCTGCTGGCAGATGCGTTCCGCCGCACCGGGCTGCAACCCAACGATCCGAACGCGCCGCCGCAGCATATGCTGCGCGCCATCGCCGCTTTCGAGCAGTCGACGACGCTGCTGCTCGGACCATCGCGGGCACGCTCGCTCGCCGATCAACTGCGCAACAAAGTTCAACAAGCCACGGCATAATCACGTCGCGATTGTACTGGACGCTACCACCGTGG from Herpetosiphonaceae bacterium includes:
- a CDS encoding GTPase domain-containing protein codes for the protein MALINVAAREIHCKIVYYGPGMCGKTTNLQYIHSQVPQATKGELLSIATETERTLFFDFLPLDLGKVRGFQTRFHLYTVPGQVLYERTRVAVLNGADGVVFVADSQRSKLEENVNSLKELARNIQKQGKKFQDFPLVLQYNKRDLPNALPVAILDKYLNPFNWTRFEACAASGPGVFDTLKGISKIVISKL
- a CDS encoding DUF4388 domain-containing protein, whose amino-acid sequence is MNCVIMALEGDLGDFGLVDIIQLIDLGKKTGGVEIHGRRGKEQLSGWVFFNEGKICGAQLGSLVGEEAVYSFFTCTSGPFKLHERIPLPPPNVRVSNEIIIMEGIGRQDEWASIAERISGEMVLKLVPNPRSSSREINLEAHKWRVLTMINGKNTVADIARLSGLGDFTTFKTIIELMDAGLIDGRVEERQLTPLYPELEKLAVAGIGNSARVLLADAFRRTGLQPNDPNAPPQHMLRAIAAFEQSTTLLLGPSRARSLADQLRNKVQQATA